CTGATAATTGTACACTGTCTGCTTCAGTCCAGCATAATCAAACAAACTGTATGTACATCGATATTTAGTAATTAAATATGCTAATAAACCTGGCGTTTTTAGTACTTCTTCATCACAAAAGATGGTACAATATCCTGCAAACACAGAGTTGAATACCCCCATGATCAATCCTAATGGCATAGATGGATGGAAATTGGTAATGAGAACATCTTTCGAATCCTCAAAATTATGGAGCTTCCATCCAGCTTGACGAGCTGGATTGGTTATCATGGACGATGTCAGATTTCTCATCTGacttaaaaatgttttcgTGGTATAAACAGCCTTAATATCATTATAGGTCGAGGAGCTGAACGTGTAATCAATGAGAACTGTGTCATTCGCACGCATCCGATACTGTTTGATTTGTTCAAATTTGTAGTTTGTAAAGTCGTTTGATTTCCACCATGCAAGGCTTTTTGCATTATTCACCTCTGTATCTTTTATGAAGATACGATAAGTAGCCTCTGTAGTAAATGCGACACgaactttttcttcattgaCAACCAACTTGAGACTTTCTGAAGATGAGGAAGGACTCAAAGGAATTACTACTATTCCAAGCAACAAACAGCCAAAGATACTAATAATATATTCTGAAGCTTCCGATTTTCgataatataaaattactCTGGTTCCAGGTTTAAGTCCAACGTGATTTTGCGCAACAGACGCAAATTGTTTAGCTCTATTCAGGATTTTATCCCAACTGTAACTCACAGCTTCTTTCCCTTTTTTATCGATACAAATATGAGCAGTAGAAGttggatttttatttcttcgaTACTCAAGGACAGATATAATATCCTGCAGCGCCatcattgaaaatgttgGATTTCGTGGatcattaatttcaaatctGGCTCTACGTGGAACTGTGAATTGTAGTTTTTCAGCTGCTGTGGCAGTTGATATATCTGCAAACAGCTTCTGAGATACTTTGGCCAATTGTGGTTGCAGCTCTGCATCCCTTGCTCTTTTCACATATTTTAACACTGGGTCTGGTATTGTCTCAAAAGGCAACTTGCTTTTATCTTCATATTTCGAATGCCTTACGGGATGgattttttcgttttctgAAGGTTTCATAAATCTCAGCACAGTATGACTATCcttgaaatttttgcatttagtaatttttttttatattactCTTACCGTTTCACTTTTATAATAGACATCGTTTGCTTTCAGCATATGCGCATCTGTTCGAAGGGCTGAACCAGCAGAACCAATTTCAGATATAACATCCTCTTCTATGTCATGCAGTTTTGTCTTCTTattgaagttgaaaaatgattttagaCTCATTTTATGGCTCACGTTCGCATACAGTTAGGAATTGAGGATTCCAAAGCTTGTATGagaaatgtaaacaaatcgCTTATGTTACCTGTTACCTGATTGACTTCACTAAGGATAAACAATAACATTGAATGAAGTAAAAGTGTACTAAGTTTACAAATCCtaattcaatttaaaaatttagaaagaCTATGCTCTATCCCTGTTCCCCAtcattattcatttatGTGCGcaattaattttacaaaattaacAGTAAATAccaatcttttttatacatattAGAACGCAAAAAGTTGGATTGTATCAGCTTTTCGAAAAAAGATGCATCTACCAGGGATCGAACCTGGGACCGTCTGCGTGTAAAGCAGAAATCATAACCACTAGACTACAGATGCAACATACAACTAACAGTACtaattaatataatttattaactaaGAAACCTGTCTTTACTAATAACGATTGAGAAAAAAGTGATAACAACAGGCTAAGCATTATGCGCTAACtttgtttaattaaaagtaaacattcgcaaattttgttgataaCAATGGACAAATTTAGTTGAATACCCCCATATTCATCGCTGTTTATTCTACCTTTCAGAAACTGTTCTTGTTAGTCAAAAGAAACAATACCTGAATAGAAACATTTTGCGGGAATTCATTCTTGCAAATTGTagataatttatttaatttaaaacattttacgctataaatttaatgataagTTACAAATTGCCGccttttttgctttaacaTGATGAAAGTTAattagtaataaaaaaaattatatgaACAGAAGCAAGAGACCTTAATTTAGTACGTGTGATACTATTAATGTTTATTACGTTCAAAATGATGATTGTACCTAGAAGTGCAAAATATTACTAACCGATTTTTACGCGCATGCTTCAGAACTGCTTGCATTTGTCTAACTTGAACACCACACGTTCGGTCTCATAGTATTGTTGAGTAAATAAACACAGTTACCAAAGAGAATTGAAACCTTACTTTATTAAAACTGAAATCTGAACATGAAACGAAGAGCTACTTTTCAATGTCCATTAATTGAATCTACCATAAAACATCAATCTACTAATTATACCAAAACAGAAACAGCAACTACCTCACACGAAGTATCtgaaaatgcaaatgaacataaaggaaaatcaaatatcgacataaacaaaattgctTATTACAATGTTGTATGGTATGGTAGCACAATCTCTTTTTTGACTTCATGACTAAACGCGTCAGGAGAAAAATTACTATGAAGAAACATAAAACATGGGAAGGGGATGGCTTTCTCGTTAGAGAAGACTCAAATTTGACTCTTTATAATTCAGATTTTACAAGGTATTCCTACATGTCGAACTTACTAAAAATGAAGTCGCAAACAATATAGCATCTTTTATTGAgagatattttttattaatatatGTTAAAGACTCGGATCCTGTCATTCGAGGGTGCCACAAATCAAAGAAGGAGAATTGCTTCGCATTTCCGGGAAAGAAATATCTGTAAGATATACATGTAAGCGAATGTTTCTCATCATCTTTAGATTGAGAAGGAAATCTCTGCAGAAAGTTATGAAGCAGGCACACATATAGATGATTCTCTCCGAGACGTTCATATGCCTGAAATGAAGCGTAAATTCAAGCCACCTTTGAGACCTAACACAATGTACCAGACAATATCAGCACTACCCAAACCGAGGCATGATCCTACTGTGCTTGGAGCTTTGGTGATGAGCAGGCCCAAGACTTGGGATCCAAGGTATGGTAAAAGTGAATGCTTGATCTAACATTACAGGACGCATGTAGATGTTGTTATTGATCCTTTCCTTTCAAAGCATCTTTATTCTCATCAGCGGGAAGGAGTTTCCTTTCTTTACGACTGTTTATTAGGAATGGAAGGAAAATGTGGATATAGTGCAATTTTGGCTGATGAAATGGGCTTAGGAAAAACGTTGCAAACTATAACAGTTGTCTGGACTTTATTGAGTATGAGACTTagggttttttttaactttcaTTCTCTAATCTTATTATTTAGAGCAGTCTTATTACGCCAATCGTTCTTCGACTATAAACAATGCAATGGTCGTAGCACCTGTCACTCTTTTGAAGGTAAGAAGTTTCAAAACTTCATTACTAATGGCTAGAATTGGGAAAATGAGTTTTATAATTGGCTCGGTCACGAGCGTATTCATGTTTATATAGCTAGATGCGCTGAAGATTTCCAAGAATTTACGTCGAACAAAACTTATTCGATTATCATTACAGGATATGAAACGGTAAttcctttatttattcttttttctaattgcTAAAGGTTTGTACGTACTTGAGAAACTATGGATGCGGGATTGATATTGATCTTCTAATTTGCGACGAAGGTATTGATTTGTTCATAAATAGTTTATTAATCTTAGCTCACCGCTTGAAGTCCATGAGTAGTCAGACTTGGATTACGCTGAATAAGCTAAAAACTAGAAAGAGGCTTCTTCTCACTGGTACGCCTTTACAAAACGGTATGAATCAGTGAATgctatttaattttaaccGCTCAGATTTGTCAGAATATTTCTCTATGGTTAACTTTATAATTCCTGGATCTCTGGGGACCccaaattcttttaaagcTCAGTATGAGCGGCCTATATTAAGGAGTAGATCAATGAATGCTTCCTCTAGGGACATATCATTGGGAGCTGCAAGACTTCAAAGggtttgtttactaaagataaattttatactgatttttagctttttgaatttacaAGCAATTTCACGTTAAGGAGGAAAGCCAATATACTGGCTAAACATTTACCGCCAAGAAGTAtgcaaatattaaaatcagTATTAACATAATAGCCGACATTGTTTTATTCATAAAACCAACACATCAACAAGAGAATGTTTATGGACATGTTCTCGATGGTTTCAAGTCAAGCGTTGATCAGAAGGGCTATTatcttaaaattttgactCGCTTGAGCAAGATATGCAATAGCACCATTTTATTGagaaatgaaaaggaaaattttttgtcaaCGGAGTTGCAAGATAAGCATGTATTCGAGCAAGAGAATATGTTGCTCTCCTCTAGCAAACTGCAAATATTGGCTGCGCTACTTAAAAGTTTCCAAAGGGGTTGCCAAAAAGCTGTTATTGTGTCCCAATATAAAGAAACTCTCGAGTTGAttgaattgtttttatcaattttgcATGTCCGTTTCTGTAAATTGCTTGGAAGTACTCCTTTCTCTGAGCGTGATTTAATAGTACACAATTTCAATACTTCCAGCTTCAAAGAATTTAGTGTGCTTTTACTTTCAAGCAAAGCTGGTGGCTGCGGTTTAAATCTTACCGGATCCACTAGGTTAATAATTTACGAACCAAGTTGGAACCCTGCCCAAGATTTGCAAGCATTGTCAAGGATATATAGAAGCGGGCAAAAGCGGCCAGTCTGTATATACACATTTTTAAGGTACGACCGCTTTTACGAATAACATATTAAGTTATGCAGCAGTGGAATGCTAGATGAGCGCATTTTTATTCGCCAAAATACTAAGCAAGGGCTTTCAAGTTCGTTCATAGTATGtgatttattataaaattttatactgACTTGATTGTAGGATTCCGATGCAAgccaaaagaagaatttttttacgGGTGAAGACATCAAGACacttttttcatattcaaaaactgAAACTTGCTTGACATATGAATTAGCATTTGATtctgatgaaattgattcattaacaaagaaaaaagatcCGTTAACTAAAATTGACCATACGATTGATTCCCCAAATACGaaggaaaaagataaagaaatCAGTTCTTGGAAAAAGGCTTCTGAATATATGGATACTAATTTGGTAAGTTGTATTTTCATCCTAATATTAATGGCCAGGGGAAAAAGTGTCCAGAGAACGCATTTCAAGGATGGACTTGGCAATTTCCGAATGACCTAAGTATTATGAATGGCGTAGAAGATTATATCCCTCTTGAGCCTTTACCTATCAACTGTCTAATGCATAAAAAGTTCGAATAGATCTATTTCGGACTTTTAAGGAGGCGTAAGCGGTTTTTCCTTGCCCATTAGAAACAACGCTTTTGAGCAAGCCTTCGATACTGGGCAATCTCTATGAGCAAACACCAAGGTTCTCAgtttaattatttcttctcTTAAATCATTAGCACTTTGCAAAAGCTCCTTGTTTTCAGAAGTGTAGTAGTTGACTTGGTCTTGTAATGTTTGTAagtactttttcttttttatcctACACTTTTGGGCAGCTTGTCTGTTTCTGGCTTTCAACATTGACTGCTTAGTTCCAGTTAATTTGGAAGTGTTTTCATCACCTGAGTCATCCAGCTCTCGTGATGGTGAGTTGTGTGAAGCCTCGGAAATTATACTGGGGCTTTTAGAGGCAGTGTATTCTGataattcatcaaaatcGCTTCTCCTGATATTATATGGATCATTGTTAATAGGGGATCGATCGTCGCCGAGCTCTAAAGCTTTACGTTTGGCTGTCAATAAAATCTGAGTTTGCATAAATTGTGAAAAATCGAGGGTTTGGGAAATTGAGATGTCTTTTTCGAAACGAGAAAGATAAATTGAGTTGTATTCTTCTCCATCTTCATGCTTCGGAATAATGGATTCCTCGGTTGGTGTATTTGTTTCGTAGGTCATGctgaaaatgatttattgatcaataatttttttaagaaaaatttatagCGTCTTATGAAAGACTTCTTTTTCGCAAACGAGTAGAATtatatatttgattttttttatgagtTTTTGGCACcaacttcttttaataatcGATTTCAAAGTGATCACTATAAACGATAAAATTTGTACAGCTGGATAATGCCGATTAACTGGTAAATAGGTGAATTATTGAACTTTCCGTCAATATCCTTTATAACAGCTTGATACAAATATGAGCGTTTGTTTGCTCACGCGAGGTTTATATAAGTCCTTTATGAGGGAATATTAAATTCAAGCATTGTGAGGAAGTccatgtaaacaaacactTTTTCTTGTGAACACAAcaacaaaattataatGCCTggttattttaaaaaattactatCAACAAACTGTATACAAGTATATTCGCATATGTATGCACATATTTTTGTTAGATATTATATAAGAATTTGGGTAACCAAAATTATTACTAGATATCCCTAAAAACAACATTAAACAAGACAGTTCCATCATAACCAATTTAGTCATTaacatttaaatttaaaaattgtttaatgTAATAGTTCAACAATGCGGAGGGCTAAATCCTCAGATTCACCCCTTGAACTAGCTTCCGCATACACACTACAATTAGAGTTAGAATGATAATTAACATTGAACTTACCGAACAGCATCCTCGGTTCCAGATGATCGAACAAATGCCCGACCGCCCGTGTATTTTGCTACCAAAGcgtcaattttttcttgaagTCCTTCCGGTGTTACTAGTTTTTGTTCGGCATCAGTAGTAGTATAAATTGACCGGTCTTCTACTTCACAGCGAATTAGACGACTAGGAATTTCGCTATATAGCTGATTCCACTCTTTCAAAGTGCAATTTTTGTGAGCCAAAATGACTTCCAccaaaagtaaattagTAATAGCATCTCCATCAGTTTGATTAATCAATTCAAAGACTGTTTTTAGAGTTTTTAAGGCATTAAATTGGGCTGGAGACAATACTTCATGAGAAATTATCTTTGATAATGCAGCATGAGAGACTAAAATTGTACCATGACCatttgcttcaaaaaatactCCAACATCGTAAGCTTGAGCAGCATGGTAAAGATGCTTAAGACCGGGAGACACACATAAAACCGGTACctttaaagttttttggaaaaatgcCGTGCTGGCTCCATTTGCATAAGCAGTCTGAACAATACCAACTTGAAGGTCCAAACCAGTAGAACGGATTAGGTCGATTAGAAATTGGGCAAATAAAGCGCATATTTTGTCACCATCTAACAGATGAAAGCTGTGAGAGCCAAACGCAAAATACACAATTCGATCAGCATCCCCGTCAAAAGAGGCACAACGGGCATGTTTTGGGGCACTAATACCGTTTGGAGGCTTTTGCTGAGTCCTTACAAAATCCGCTCCACACTAGTAAATTAGCATGcaattgtaaacaatgtATCAAAAAAACTTACCGAGTTATTCAACAGTTCAGGATTATCAATATTGTCGTTTACGATTTCGATAGGAAACAGCTTTGGATCAATATACTTGGCCAGTTCTTTTATCTTAGCCGCTCCGACGCCGTTAGCAGCATCTATCAATACAGTCCCTTTAATCTTCTTTCCTGTCATTAAGGATTGATATGCCTTCGAcagcttttcaaaataccCTCTTTCAGTAGGTTCACCTATTGCATCTGGGGTACCATAAGTTTGAGAAGCCTTGACCATGTAGTGTAGCTGAGGTGTAGTTAAAAGGCCAAAATTTTCGTACTTTGCTTTGCAGACCACAATACCGTCAATTACAGCTTGCGCAAGGATTTCTGAAGTAGACCTAAGTATTAGATGTTAGTCTTGGACataagatttaaaaaagcgGAGAAATTAAGTGATCTAATATCGacaataaaagtaaaacaaaCCTTGAGTCATAGCCAACAAACACCCGAGCTTCAGAACCGGGAATAATCTTtgcctttttcaaaattgaagTTAAACAAACCGTTAATTCGTCAGCGGAATCCGCATTTACTACTTGATCCAGGTATGCTTCCCATTTGCTAGAATCCAGGCTACTCAAAATGTTTACGATCTTTAACCCGTTTTCGGAAGAGGCGTTGTGCGAGGCAGTCACCATAACTAAGATTGTTAGTAAGTAAACTCAAAGAAATACAAAGGAACAAGATGGATATCAATATGTAAATGAATCATCTCGcaataataaaagtatGTGTCTTACGTCCAACAGGTTGTCCATGCAATTTGGCTGACAAAAAGCTGGCGATTACGCCTGTGCGAAAAGCAACACTCGAAAGCAGCTCAGCgctataaataaaatgttaataatTTCCATTTAAACTAAAAGtaagtttctttttttatcaacgTACTCAGCGCGATATCCTCCAGTACCATACTGCATGGGATAAGAATGCACTTTGGCAAACTTATCGGATTCTCGAACAATTGCCGTTACAAATTCATTTACAATCGAATCGCTGTCTTCAGCATCAGACATAGTGGGGAAAATATCGATACAGAAGTCTGACGAtcctttgtaaaaaaaacttgttAAAGTATCGAAACTATGAATGGAAGAAGAACGAAGTCACTTAAGCCTAAGCTTCGAGAAAACAGGTTGACCTCAAAGCTctcttaataaaaaagtacaCTTAAGAAGTTAAGAGATATGACTTTGTGTTCTCAAGATATATTCGAGTCCCGAATAAGCACTGGATTGCTACTAAGTTGATGCCAAACGCGTCAACTATCACCAAACTATGGCAATTTAAATATCGCGGAATAATGAACTGCGTAATACATATTCGTTATTAGAAGGAAATTTGGGAATAGTTTAACGTCTACGAAGTTAATAAAAGCTTCACATATTTcctctttctttattacataaatatttatcaatttgGTTTTCATCGCTTGGGTTATGTTCGAAGTTGCTAAATAAACAACTTAGTTGGTTGACTCAATAGTTAACTCTGTAAATTAGCTACAAAATAGCAGAAAGACACCTCAACgttttttacaattattaTGAAAAGCTATGAAATTTAATGTGAATAAACTAGATGAAAAGAAACGACTAAATGAACCAACGAAAaggtattaaaaaatagtattTCGTATTAGATTTAATTGATTAACACAATGTGGTCAGTAATATACAGAGAATGTATGCATGTTTGCTTTAAACAATAGAACAAACGGATTGTAATAATTGAGAGGACAAGATCGAAAATGAACGACCTGAAAATCGTTCATCACTAGggaatttatttctttcgGTCatattgcttttaaaataattaatattcCCGAGGCAAACATGATACATTAAACCTCTAGTTCATAAAGAGTTGTATAAGAAATgagtaaacaaaacaatttaagTCAATTTCTTCCAGGGTATAGCTCATGAACCTTAAAAAACACAAACAATCAGTAGAAATATAGCAATGATCCCTTTAATTATAACACTCAGATATGTTTAGCAAGTTATGAGCACCGATAGTCAATCAAGAAAAGGACATCTCATACTACTcgttttttatacaatatAATTAAGGCAATAGTAATATTGGAACTTCCCCATTATCATCTTATTCGTAACTGTTTAAGAAATAATTCCGTTTTTTGTTAACCTtctcatctttttttctgttgTAGCTTGCTGTCCTACCAAATTTCGTTACACAATACCGGACCAACGTTGGAAACTACACAACACCCCATCTCACCCATTATCAGGTTATAAATCATCAATAATTGTCTTTTAAGATGTTTATGAATTCTAT
This portion of the Schizosaccharomyces pombe strain 972h- genome assembly, chromosome: I genome encodes:
- the atf31 gene encoding DNA-binding transcription factor Atf31 — encoded protein: MTYETNTPTEESIIPKHEDGEEYNSIYLSRFEKDISISQTLDFSQFMQTQILLTAKRKALELGDDRSPINNDPYNIRRSDFDELSEYTASKSPSIISEASHNSPSRELDDSGDENTSKLTGTKQSMLKARNRQAAQKCRIKKKKYLQTLQDQVNYYTSENKELLQSANDLREEIIKLRTLVFAHRDCPVSKACSKALFLMGKEKPLTPP
- a CDS encoding phosphoacetylglucosamine mutase, translating into MSDAEDSDSIVNEFVTAIVRESDKFAKVHSYPMQYGTGGYRADAELLSSVAFRTGVIASFLSAKLHGQPVGLMVTASHNASSENGLKIVNILSSLDSSKWEAYLDQVVNADSADELTVCLTSILKKAKIIPGSEARVFVGYDSRSTSEILAQAVIDGIVVCKAKYENFGLLTTPQLHYMVKASQTYGTPDAIGEPTERGYFEKLSKAYQSLMTGKKIKGTVLIDAANGVGAAKIKELAKYIDPKLFPIEIVNDNIDNPELLNNSCGADFVRTQQKPPNGISAPKHARCASFDGDADRIVYFAFGSHSFHLLDGDKICALFAQFLIDLIRSTGLDLQVGIVQTAYANGASTAFFQKTLKVPVLCVSPGLKHLYHAAQAYDVGVFFEANGHGTILVSHAALSKIISHEVLSPAQFNALKTLKTVFELINQTDGDAITNLLLVEVILAHKNCTLKEWNQLYSEIPSRLIRCEVEDRSIYTTTDAEQKLVTPEGLQEKIDALVAKYTGGRAFVRSSGTEDAVRVYAEASSRGESEDLALRIVELLH
- the rdh54 gene encoding ATP-dependent DNA translocase Rdh54; protein product: MKRRATFQCPLIESTIKHQSTNYTKTETATTSHEVSENANEHKGKSNIDINKIAYYNVVWRKITMKKHKTWEGDGFLVREDSNLTLYNSDFTRLGSCHSRVPQIKEGELLRISGKEISIEKEISAESYEAGTHIDDSLRDVHMPEMKRKFKPPLRPNTMYQTISALPKPRHDPTVLGALVMSRPKTWDPRTHVDVVIDPFLSKHLYSHQREGVSFLYDCLLGMEGKCGYSAILADEMGLGKTLQTITVVWTLLKQSYYANRSSTINNAMVVAPVTLLKNWENEFYNWLGHERIHVYIARCAEDFQEFTSNKTYSIIITGYETVCTYLRNYGCGIDIDLLICDEAHRLKSMSSQTWITLNKLKTRKRLLLTGTPLQNDLSEYFSMVNFIIPGSLGTPNSFKAQYERPILRSRSMNASSRDISLGAARLQRLFEFTSNFTLRRKANILAKHLPPRTDIVLFIKPTHQQENVYGHVLDGFKSSVDQKGYYLKILTRLSKICNSTILLRNEKENFLSTELQDKHVFEQENMLLSSSKLQILAALLKSFQRGCQKAVIVSQYKETLELIELFLSILHVRFCKLLGSTPFSERDLIVHNFNTSSFKEFSVLLLSSKAGGCGLNLTGSTRLIIYEPSWNPAQDLQALSRIYRSGQKRPVCIYTFLSSGMLDERIFIRQNTKQGLSSSFIDSDASQKKNFFTGEDIKTLFSYSKTETCLTYELAFDSDEIDSLTKKKDPLTKIDHTIDSPNTKEKDKEISSWKKASEYMDTNLGKKCPENAFQGWTWQFPNDLSIMNGVEDYIPLEPLPINCLMHKKFE